A single window of Maylandia zebra isolate NMK-2024a linkage group LG2, Mzebra_GT3a, whole genome shotgun sequence DNA harbors:
- the LOC101483318 gene encoding charged multivesicular body protein 1B1 isoform X2 encodes MEAARIHAENAIRQKHQSINFLRMSARVDAVASRVQTAVTMNQVSKSMSGVVKSMDATLKSMNLEKISALMDKFEKQFETLDVQTAQMEDTMSSTTTLTTPQNEVDMLLHEMADEAGLDLNLELPAGQTSSLASSVASAEQLSPSADFSLVFRAVIRMSSPRGCPGCETRCHSDTARKTTRRSKNTEGPIKTKSAMCLQASCPPLYSFFFLLRKA; translated from the exons ATGGAGGCAGCCAGGATCCATGCAGAGAACGCCATCCGGCAGAAGCACCAGTCCATCAACTTCTTGAGGATGAGTGCCCGGGTGGACGCTGTAGCCTCTAGGGTCCAGACAGCTGTCACTATGAACCAG GTGTCAAAATCCATGTCTGGAGTGGTGAAGTCTATGGATGCTACACTGAAAAGCATGAACCTGGAGAAG ATCTCTGCACTGATGGACAAGTTTGAAAAGCAGTTTGAAACTCTTGACGTGCAGACAGCTCAGATGGAGGATACCATGAGCAGCACCACCACTCTAACGACGCCTCAG AATGAAGTGGATATGCTGTTGCACGAGATGGCTGATGAAGCCGG tttggaTCTTAATCTGGAGCTTCCTGCAGGCCAGACCTCTTCACTGGCTTCATCTGTGGCATCAGCAGAGCAG CTGTCTCCATCTGCTGATTTCTCTCTCGTCTTTCGTGCCGTCATCAGGATGAGCTCTCCCAGAGGCTGTCCAGGCTGCGAGACCAGGTGTCATAGTGACACGGCGAGGAAAACAACAAGAAGGAGCAAAAACACGGAAGggccaataaaaacaaaaagtgcaaTGTGCCTGCAGGCTTCATGCCCTcctttatattcttttttttttcttttgagaaaaGCCTGA
- the LOC101483318 gene encoding charged multivesicular body protein 1B1 isoform X1 → MSNMEKHLFNLKFAAKELQRNSRKCDKEEKSEKTKVKQAIQKGNMEAARIHAENAIRQKHQSINFLRMSARVDAVASRVQTAVTMNQVSKSMSGVVKSMDATLKSMNLEKISALMDKFEKQFETLDVQTAQMEDTMSSTTTLTTPQNEVDMLLHEMADEAGLDLNLELPAGQTSSLASSVASAEQLSPSADFSLVFRAVIRMSSPRGCPGCETRCHSDTARKTTRRSKNTEGPIKTKSAMCLQASCPPLYSFFFLLRKA, encoded by the exons ATGTCGAATATGGAAA AACACTTGTTCAACCTGAAGTTTGCTGCCAAGGAGCTACAGCGTAACTCCAGGAAATGTGATAAAGaggaaaagtcagaaaaaactAAAGTGAAGCAG GCTATCCAGAAGGGTAATATGGAGGCAGCCAGGATCCATGCAGAGAACGCCATCCGGCAGAAGCACCAGTCCATCAACTTCTTGAGGATGAGTGCCCGGGTGGACGCTGTAGCCTCTAGGGTCCAGACAGCTGTCACTATGAACCAG GTGTCAAAATCCATGTCTGGAGTGGTGAAGTCTATGGATGCTACACTGAAAAGCATGAACCTGGAGAAG ATCTCTGCACTGATGGACAAGTTTGAAAAGCAGTTTGAAACTCTTGACGTGCAGACAGCTCAGATGGAGGATACCATGAGCAGCACCACCACTCTAACGACGCCTCAG AATGAAGTGGATATGCTGTTGCACGAGATGGCTGATGAAGCCGG tttggaTCTTAATCTGGAGCTTCCTGCAGGCCAGACCTCTTCACTGGCTTCATCTGTGGCATCAGCAGAGCAG CTGTCTCCATCTGCTGATTTCTCTCTCGTCTTTCGTGCCGTCATCAGGATGAGCTCTCCCAGAGGCTGTCCAGGCTGCGAGACCAGGTGTCATAGTGACACGGCGAGGAAAACAACAAGAAGGAGCAAAAACACGGAAGggccaataaaaacaaaaagtgcaaTGTGCCTGCAGGCTTCATGCCCTcctttatattcttttttttttcttttgagaaaaGCCTGA
- the LOC101483318 gene encoding charged multivesicular body protein 1B1 isoform X3, translated as MSNMEKHLFNLKFAAKELQRNSRKCDKEEKSEKTKVKQAIQKGNMEAARIHAENAIRQKHQSINFLRMSARVDAVASRVQTAVTMNQVSKSMSGVVKSMDATLKSMNLEKISALMDKFEKQFETLDVQTAQMEDTMSSTTTLTTPQNEVDMLLHEMADEAGLDLNLELPAGQTSSLASSVASAEQDELSQRLSRLRDQVS; from the exons ATGTCGAATATGGAAA AACACTTGTTCAACCTGAAGTTTGCTGCCAAGGAGCTACAGCGTAACTCCAGGAAATGTGATAAAGaggaaaagtcagaaaaaactAAAGTGAAGCAG GCTATCCAGAAGGGTAATATGGAGGCAGCCAGGATCCATGCAGAGAACGCCATCCGGCAGAAGCACCAGTCCATCAACTTCTTGAGGATGAGTGCCCGGGTGGACGCTGTAGCCTCTAGGGTCCAGACAGCTGTCACTATGAACCAG GTGTCAAAATCCATGTCTGGAGTGGTGAAGTCTATGGATGCTACACTGAAAAGCATGAACCTGGAGAAG ATCTCTGCACTGATGGACAAGTTTGAAAAGCAGTTTGAAACTCTTGACGTGCAGACAGCTCAGATGGAGGATACCATGAGCAGCACCACCACTCTAACGACGCCTCAG AATGAAGTGGATATGCTGTTGCACGAGATGGCTGATGAAGCCGG tttggaTCTTAATCTGGAGCTTCCTGCAGGCCAGACCTCTTCACTGGCTTCATCTGTGGCATCAGCAGAGCAG GATGAGCTCTCCCAGAGGCTGTCCAGGCTGCGAGACCAGGTGTCATAG
- the tent5d gene encoding uncharacterized protein tent5d codes for MPQQQGSSMSEKKSSQRFHSLNAEQVEVLHQVLSEVVPIHGRGNFPTLELRPRDIIIAVRARLQKQGITVRDVRLNGSTASHVLVRDNGTSYKDLDIIFGVELPTQEEFQVIKESVLGCLLDFLPAAVNRERISNATMKEAYVQKMVKVFNEHDRWSLISLSNNSGKNLELKFVSALRRQFEFSVDSFQIILDRLLESYMQKDSQRKMNKVEVKDQPAENQNKYSPSLLNQTAAPETEKPTDRDIFGEEGAQNSQIKQRDEVQENNSQTEFSQQTVHSNQTKHTALEKDSKEKIPEGLKEVSEHGENLNQTGQTSLSEKKQAPEEAEPPAQIEHEPELLEKTEGSTKVEQLKQAKPCDDLPPAHSNHGELSVQKELANHTKPPDEQKELAEQMGQSEMPKTSNETQGECLNLRESPRSTEQSDKTNVSKSFGEYESSSEEDKTQHVPALHTSTSSHKLADEQNAETEEEIEEERKTDTEICEITENTQGIDCSCSSSSALTLCSTQLPDAQDLLEIDNTQQTEISEKTPNTLDAANPPDTQDILLPPPSLSSDKKTSSAPPCKASERLSHMVVLKHSSPKPPRRMCRKVTPSPNPSSLPENELLVSVPCLESNPHASPEIAFNTEPTASSSNSTATPTSTIPFKTNSEPSPSSNLASDLNFSPAPDPALDIISTSTLNSMSALPQDPPVSQLATEDPGETATQSPTETPTTHVDFSEPSQSSPTETAKQVEPLDSADMLVSQSDPSSSRTEQETKKMAVNQPSDSPQGSAFSPASPVHCVTPPVSCLTPPVVSLSPPCLTPPPPILSPPPCLTPPSHCLSSPMLSTVSPATSFSSPTLSFSPTSSCLSSPPYLTPPMLSLSPTPLCLTPPSPCLSPPLLCLTPPVESEDLVPQVSSDMEPLILNTDSDEQIKESSPQPGVPLLQLEVKKEHEYISSLPQVTEPVSFPITIPSSTSHVLPHSQSECPGESASPEATEAANSVPENKEAPEVTTDTSEQCDSPQASDSVPAVEVLAESMYGDFEAAMDHLRYRLIATRNPEEIRGGGLLKYSNLLVRDYRPASETQIKTLERYMCSRFFIDFPDVQEQQRKILSYLKNHFIGEERSKYQYLMTLRRVVDDSTVCLMGHERRQTLNMITVLALKVLGEQNIIPNTDHVTCFYQPAPYLAEHTAPYLAEPSYCSYYIPQGGSALLYQPYPLHLHPQTGLV; via the exons ATGCCTCAGCAACAG GGCAGCAGCATGTCTGAAAAGAAATCCAGTCAGCGATTTCACAGCCTGAACGCTGAGCAGGTGGAGGTTCTCCATCAGGTTCTTTCAGAGGTGGTTCCAATCCACGGCCGTGGGAATTTTCCCACGCTGGAGCTGCGTCCTCGTGACATCATCATTGCCGTGCGGGCCAGGCTGCAGAAGCAGGGAATCACAGTTAGAGATGTTCGTCTGAACGGCTCCACGGCCAGCCACGTCCTTGTCCGAGACAACGGAACAAGCTACAAGGACTTGGACATCATCTTTGGAGTGGAGTTGCCCACTCAAGAGGAGTTCCAG GTGATCAAAGAGTCAGTGCTGGGCTGCTTGCTGGACTTTCTGCCTGCTGCAGTCAACAGGGAACGGATCAGCAACGCCACAATGAAAGAGGCCTATGTCCAGAAAATGGTAAAAGTCTTCAACGAACATGACCGCTGGAGCCTCATCTCCCTCTCAAACAACAGTGGCAAAAACCTGGAGCTCAAATTTGTGAGTGCGCTCAGGCGCCAATTTGAGTTCAGCGTAGACTCCTTCCAGATCATTCTGGATCGTCTTCTAGAGTCTTACATGCAGAAGGACTCGCAGCGCAAAATGAATAAGGTTGAAGTTAAGGACCAGCCCGCAGAGAATCAGAATAAATACTCTCCTTCCCTGCTGAATCAAACAGCTGCGCCAGAAACAGAAAAGCCCACAGACAGAGACATTTTCGGTGAAGAAGGTGCTCAAAACAGCCAGATAAAACAGAGAGATGAGGTGCAGGAAAACAATTCTCAGACCGAATTCTCGCAACAAACTGTACATTCAAaccagacaaaacacacagcactgGAGAAAGACAGCAAAGAGAAAATACCTGAAGGGTTGAAGGAAGTGTCAGAGCACGGAGAAAACTTAAACCAGACAGGCCAGACATCTTTGTcagaaaagaaacaagcccCTGAGGAAGCTGAACCACCAGCTCAGATTGAACATGAGCCAGAGCTCTTGGAAAAGACTGAAGGCTCAACAAAGGTAGAACAGTTAAAGCAAGCGAAGCCCTGTGACGACTTACCACCAGCACATTCAAACCACGGAGAACTCTCTGTCCAGAAAGAACTTGCTAACCACACAAAACCCCCTGATGAACAGAAAGAACTAGCAGAGCAGATGGGACAGTCTGAGATGCCAAAAACCTCAAACGAAACCCAGGGAGAGTGTCTGAACCTTAGAGAAAGCCCTCGCAGTACAGAGCAATCTGATAAAACAAACGTATCTAAGTCTTTCGGAGAGTATGAAAGCAGCAGTGAGgaagataaaacacaacatgtgcCAGCTCTACACACTAGTACATCCTCACACAAGTTAGCAGATgaacaaaatgcagaaacagaggaagaaatAGAAGAAGAGAGGAAAACTGACACAGAAATATGTGAAATCACAGAGAACACACAGGGTATTGATTgttcctgctcctcctcttccGCTCTCACACTTTGCAGCACACAGCTTCCTGACGCACAGGATTTGCTGGAGATTGacaacacacaacaaacagaAATCTCAGAAAAAACACCTAACACACTTGATGCCGCTAACCCTCCAGATACTCAGGATATTTTACTTCCACCACCTAGCCTTTCTTCTGACAAAAAGACCTCCTCTGCTCCCCCTTGTAAGGCCTCAGAGAGACTATCTCACATGGTGGTGCTCAAACACTCATCCCCCAAACCCCCTCGGAGGATGTGCAGAAAGGTCACCCCCAGTCCTAACCCCAGCTCACTCCCCGAAAACGAGTTACTCGTTTCTGTGCCCTGCCTGGAGTCAAACCCTCACGCGAGCCCCGAGATAGCCTTTAACACAGAGCCAACTGCTTCCAGTTCAAACTCTACAGCTACCCCAACAAGCACCATTCCTTTTAAGACTAATTCTGAACCTAGTCCTTCCAGTAACCTAGCTTCAGATCTTAACTTTAGCCCAGCTCCGGATCCAGCCCTTGATATAATCTCCACCTCTACTCTGAATTCCATGTCTGCTTTACCTCAAGACCCACCGGTTTCTCAGTTAGCCACAGAAGACCCAGGTGAAACGGCTACTCAGAGCCCTACTGAAACACCAACTACACATGTGGATTTCAGTGAGCCCAGTCAGTCCTCCCCTACAGAAACTGCCAAACAAGTAGAGCCCCTTGACTCAGCAGACATGTTAGTTTCACAGTCAGATCCTTCTAGTTCCAGAACAGAACAAGAGACCAAAAAGATGGCTGTGAATCAACCAAGTGACAGCCCGCAAGGGTCCGCCTTCAGTCCAGCTTCTCCTGTTCACTGTGTTACACCTCCTGTGTCCTGTCTCACCCCTCCAGTAGTTAGTCTGTCCCCTCCTTGCCTAACTCCCCCGCCCCCCATCCTCAGCCCTCCCCCATGCCTGACCCCTCCATCTCACTGCCTCTCGTCTCCGATGCTAAGCACTGTCAGCCCTGCTACTAGCTTTAGCTCTCCAACCCTAAGCTTCAGCCCTACCTCATCCTGCCTCAGCTCGCCTCCTTACCTCACCCCTCCAATGCTCAGCTTGAGCCCTACACCGCTCTGTCTCACACCCCCTTCCCCCTGCCTGAGCCCTCCCCTCCTCTGCCTCACTCCACCGGTGGAGTCGGAGGACCTTGTACCTCAGGTATCTTCAGACATGGAGCCTTTGATACTAAACACGGACAGTGATGAACAGATTAAAGAGTCTTCCCCTCAGCCGGGAGTTCCTCTCTTACAGTTGGAGGTTAAAAAAGAACATGAATATATCTCATCTTTGCCTCAGGTTACTGAGCCTGTCTCTTTTCCAATCACTATCCCAAGTTCCACCTCACATGTTCTGCCTCACTCTCAGTCTGAATGCCCCGGGGAATCTGCCTCTCCAGAAGCCACTGAGGCAGCCAACTCTGTGCCTGAGAACAAAGAGGCCCCTGAGGTAACCACAGACACTTCTGAACAGTGTGACTCTCCTCAGGCATCTGACTCAGTCCCTGCTGTCGAGGTCCTGGCAGAGAGCATGTATGGTGACTTTGAGGCAGCCATGGACCACCTGCGCTACCGCCTGATTGCTACCAGGAACCCCGAAGAGATTCGAGGTGGTGGCTTGTTGAAATACAGCAACCTGTTGGTGCGAGACTACCGACCAGCCAGCGAGACTCAGATAAAGACACTGGAGCGCTACATGTGCTCACGCTTTTTTATTGATTTCCCTGACGTGCAGGAACAACAGCGAAAGATCCTGTCCTACTTGAAGAACCATTTTATCGGCGAGGAGAGAAGCAAGTACCAGTACTTGATGACGTTGCGTCGTGTGGTAGATGACAGCACAGTGTGTCTGATGGGACACGAAAGGCGTCAAACACTGAATATGATCACAGTGCTGGCACTGAAGGTTCTGGGAGAGCAGAACATAATACCCAACACAGACCATGTGACGTGCTTCTACCAGCCTGCCCCGTACCTTGCTGAGCACACTGCCCCCTATCTAGCAGAACCCAGCTACTGCAGCTACTACATACCCCAAGGGGGATCAGCTCTGCTGTACCAACCTTACCCTTTACACCTGCACCCGCAAACTGGACTTGTGTAA
- the LOC101483899 gene encoding uncharacterized protein LOC101483899, producing MPKRKAHGAEAGEKEEPQRRSARLSAKPAPPKPEPKVKKAAKKEKAVNDKKEDKKTKKAKENAEAEANEENHSENGEAKTNEVEAAPEEAKEEAKSE from the exons ATGCCCAAGAGAAAG GCACACGGAGCAGAGGCAGGAGAAAAGGAGGAG CCCCAGAGGAGATCAGCTCGGTTATCGGCG AAACCGGCCCCGCCCAAGCCGGAACCAAAGGTGAAGAAGGCGGCGAAG AAAGAAAAGGCTGTGAACGACAAGAAGGAGGACAAGAAGACCAAGAAGGCGAAGGAGAACGCCGAGGCAGAGGCGAACGAGGAAAACCACTCTGAGAACGGCGAGGCCAAGACCAACGAG GTGGAGGCAGCTCCCGAGGAGGCCAAGGAGGAGGCCAAGTCCGAGTAG